A window of Nocardioidaceae bacterium genomic DNA:
CCAGAGCCGCATCTACTTCGCCCTGCTCCAGGCCGCGGCCTCCGAGCTGGCAGCCCGGCAGAAGGCCATGAAGTCCGCGACGGACAACGCCGAGGACCTCATCGAGAAGTACAAGCGGGTCGCCAACCAGGCCCGCCAGGCGGCCATCACCCAAGAGATCAGCGAGATCGTCGGCGGCGTCGAGGCGCTGTCCGGCTCGAACGGAAGAGGCGAGTGACCATGACGTCCATCCAGGAAAAGCGCAGCGTCAGCTCCGAGAAGGGCGCCGTCGGCCGGATCTCCCGCGTCATCGGCCCCGTCGTCGACGTCGAGTTCTCCGCCCAGGAGATGCCCGACATCTACAACAAGCTCGAGGTCGAGCTCGAGCTCGGTGGCCAGAAGCGAGTCATCTCGCTGGAGGTCGCCCAGCACATCGGTGACGGCATGGCCCGCACGATCTCCATGCAGCCCACCGACGGCCTGGTGCGCGGTCAGCAGGTGCAGGACACCGGCGACCCGATCTCCGTCCCGGTCGGCGACGCCACCCTCGGCCACGTCTTCAACGCGCTCGGCGACTGCCTCAACCTCGAGGAGGGCGAGGAGCTCGAGGTCAAGGAGCGTTGGGGCATCCACGGCAAGGCTCCCGACTTCGACCAGCTCGAGTCCAAGACCCAGATGTTCGAGACCGGCATCAAGGTCATCGACCTGCTGACGCCGTACGTCCAGGGCGGCAAGATCGGCCTCTTCGGCGGTGCCGGCGTGGGCAAGACCGTGCTCATCCAGGAGATGATCGCGCGAGTCGCGAAGAACCACGGTGGTGTGTCGGTCTTCGCCGGTGTGGGTGAGCGCACCCGCGAGGGCAACGACCTCATCGTGGAGATGGAGGAGGCGGGCGTCCTCGGTCAGACGGCGCTGGTCTTCGGGCAGATGGACGAGCCCCCGGGCACCCGGCTGCGCGTGGCGCTGTCGGCGCTGACGATGGCGGAGTACTTCCGCGACGTGCAGAACCAGGACGTGCTGCTGTTCATCGACAACATCTTCCGGTTCACCCAGGCGGGTTCCGAGGTCTCGACGCTGCTGGGCCGCATGCCCTCGGCGGTGGGCTACCAGCCGACGCTGGCCGACGAGATGGGTGCTCTGCAGGAGCGCATCACCTCCACGCGCGGTCACTCCATCACCTCGATGCAGGCGATCTACGTGCCCGCCGACGACTACACCGACCCGGCGCCGGCGACGACGTTCGCCCACCTCGACGCGACCACGGAGCTCTCCCGCGAGATCGCGTCGCAGGGCATCTACCCGGCGGTGGACCCCCTGACCTCGACCTCGCGCATCCTCGACGCGCAGTACATCGGCCAGGCCCACTACGACTGCGCCATCCGTGTCAAGGAGATCCTTCAGCGCAACAAGGAGCTGCAGGACATCATCGCGATCCTCGGTGTCGACGAGCTCTCCGAGGAGGACAAGGTCACCGTCTCGCGGGCGCGCCGCATCCAGCGCTTCCTCTCGCAGAACACCTACGTGGCCAAGCAGTTCACGGGCATCGAGGGCTCGACGGTCCCGATCGAGGAGACCATCGAGGCGTTCAACAAGATCGCCGAGGGCGAGTACGACCACGTCGCCGAGCAGGCGTTCTTCATGTGCGGCGGTCTCGACGACGTCGAGGAGAAGTGGGCGAAGATCCAGAAGGAGGGCTGAGCGAGAGCTCCAGCCCCCGTCGCGGGGGCCCGGCACGAGGCCGGGCCCACCGCGTCACACCGCACCGGCAGCCGGTCCGGTCGACGAACGAAGTGAGAGGGTAGCGGCGTGAGCGACGACGTCATGCAGGTGGATCTCGTGGCGGCCGACCGGCTGGTGTGGTCGGGCGAGGCCACGATGGTCATCGCACGGACCAGCGACGGCGACGTCGGCGTGCTGCCGAACCACAGCCCGATGCTGTCGGTGCTGGTCGAGTCGGTCGTCGAGGTGCGCACCACCGACGGCGAGGAGTGGGTGGCCGCCGTGGACTCCGGCTTCCTCTCCGTGGCTCGCAACCGTGTGGCGATCCTGTCCGAGCAGGCCGAGATGTCGCACGAGATCGACCTCGAGCACGCTCGGTCCGAGGTCGAGCGACTGCACTCCGCCGGGGAGGACGAGGACGACGCCCGCCGCGAGCTGGCCCGTCAGGAGGCCCGGGTGCGGGCAGCGGAGCGGTCCGCCTGACCAGTCCCGGCTCCGTCGCCGTCTGGTTCCTGGACGGCGCA
This region includes:
- the atpD gene encoding F0F1 ATP synthase subunit beta, yielding MTSIQEKRSVSSEKGAVGRISRVIGPVVDVEFSAQEMPDIYNKLEVELELGGQKRVISLEVAQHIGDGMARTISMQPTDGLVRGQQVQDTGDPISVPVGDATLGHVFNALGDCLNLEEGEELEVKERWGIHGKAPDFDQLESKTQMFETGIKVIDLLTPYVQGGKIGLFGGAGVGKTVLIQEMIARVAKNHGGVSVFAGVGERTREGNDLIVEMEEAGVLGQTALVFGQMDEPPGTRLRVALSALTMAEYFRDVQNQDVLLFIDNIFRFTQAGSEVSTLLGRMPSAVGYQPTLADEMGALQERITSTRGHSITSMQAIYVPADDYTDPAPATTFAHLDATTELSREIASQGIYPAVDPLTSTSRILDAQYIGQAHYDCAIRVKEILQRNKELQDIIAILGVDELSEEDKVTVSRARRIQRFLSQNTYVAKQFTGIEGSTVPIEETIEAFNKIAEGEYDHVAEQAFFMCGGLDDVEEKWAKIQKEG
- a CDS encoding F0F1 ATP synthase subunit epsilon, giving the protein MQVDLVAADRLVWSGEATMVIARTSDGDVGVLPNHSPMLSVLVESVVEVRTTDGEEWVAAVDSGFLSVARNRVAILSEQAEMSHEIDLEHARSEVERLHSAGEDEDDARRELARQEARVRAAERSA